A window of the Euzebya pacifica genome harbors these coding sequences:
- the glgB gene encoding 1,4-alpha-glucan branching protein GlgB, which produces MATSRSDLPDLPDLASWLTRQRWFAAKDRPIEAVRVSDAVPLQVAGDPRTWLVTVTVDHTDDAPSGSWQLVLTRRLHEAEPLLGTVDGVPVTELVSAPRAALSLLDVARRGQHLRAASGATVTARPVGRAPDPAPTERLMGVEQSNTSVVLGEQVAVKVIRRLEPGPNPDVELTEALTTAGFEGTPALLGVITGPDDAAMAVMTRYVHGSAGAWEGAVEEAAGGGHHGVADGMADLGRLTAEMHRALASTLEVRQSTVEDADRMRNRLMEDARTTTRTVPEVGDGLVDAVANRRAATPSTMGRLQRIHGDFHLGQVITDGADGWMILDFEGEPGRPVSERRRPDHPLRDVAGMLRSFAYAEAAAVRAGGDPEAAARWRRRAEQGFLDGYGAVDRPWLDLFVLDKLLYEARYEAANRPDWLQIPLQALAPMGATMPTRSNPSGSPKGNKSKKGKKGQAPVPPVPEPAPPAAPSAAEPDLPDIGEAVQALRDGRLHDPHSLLGRHQLADGSWVVRTWRPGALAAELVGADAGSAEEVVAGLFQVATATEPDPGTYRWRITYPDDQTFELVDAYAFEPSLGEVDMHLLAEGRHEQAWTAMGANPRTMHDIDGVAFAVWAPNAQSVRVVGEFNSWDGRLHPMRSLGSSGIWELFVPDVPDGAHYKYEVVTADGSLVLRADPWAKWSDVPPGTASRVWKGDYEWTAAPPSTDHLHGPMSIYEVHLASWRWTDDPDAEGGRRPLTYRELADELGDYVEDLGFTHVEFLPVAEHPFGGSWGYQVTGHFAPTSRFGTPDDFRYLVDSLHDRGIGVIVDWVPAHFPKDEWALANYDGTKLYEHADPRQGEHPDWGTLVFNYARTEVKNFLMASALFWLESLRVDGLRVDAVASMLYLDYSRKSGEWVPNKHGGRENLEAVELLQEVNATAYKRNPHAFTVAEESTAWPGVSRPTHLGGLGFGFKWNMGWMHDTLSYFSKEPVYRRWHHNQLTFGMMYAWSEHFVLPLSHDEVVHGKGSLIGKMPGDRWQRFANLRALYGWMWGHPGKQLLFMGGEIAQEREWSEERELDWPSLLDGAHAGVRDLVRDANRVYRELPALWRRDDDPTSFQWIDANNADANLLAFVRYGADGDPAVAVVANLSPMPHHDLRIGLPHAGGWREALNTDAEIYGGGNVGNMGRVEATDQPWHGLPSSAVISAPPLGVVWFVAED; this is translated from the coding sequence ATGGCCACGTCCCGTTCCGACCTGCCTGACCTGCCCGACCTGGCGTCGTGGCTGACCCGACAACGCTGGTTCGCAGCGAAGGACCGCCCCATCGAGGCGGTCCGGGTCAGCGACGCCGTGCCGTTGCAGGTGGCGGGTGACCCGCGGACGTGGCTGGTGACGGTGACGGTGGACCACACCGACGACGCACCCTCGGGCAGCTGGCAGCTGGTGCTGACCCGGCGGCTGCACGAGGCCGAACCGCTGCTCGGCACCGTCGACGGGGTTCCGGTCACCGAGCTCGTCTCGGCCCCCCGTGCGGCGCTGTCGCTGCTGGACGTCGCCCGTCGTGGCCAGCACCTGCGTGCCGCTTCCGGGGCGACCGTGACCGCACGGCCCGTGGGGCGTGCTCCGGATCCGGCACCCACCGAACGGCTGATGGGTGTCGAGCAGTCCAACACCTCCGTCGTGCTGGGCGAACAGGTCGCCGTGAAGGTGATCCGTCGCTTGGAACCGGGTCCGAACCCGGACGTGGAGCTGACCGAGGCGCTGACGACCGCCGGCTTCGAGGGCACCCCCGCGCTGCTGGGGGTCATCACCGGCCCCGACGACGCAGCCATGGCCGTCATGACCCGCTACGTGCACGGGTCGGCCGGTGCGTGGGAAGGGGCGGTCGAGGAGGCTGCCGGCGGTGGCCACCACGGGGTCGCCGACGGGATGGCCGACCTCGGCCGGCTGACCGCGGAGATGCACCGCGCGCTGGCGTCCACCCTCGAGGTCCGCCAGTCCACCGTCGAGGACGCCGATCGGATGCGCAACCGCCTGATGGAGGACGCGCGGACCACCACGCGAACCGTCCCGGAGGTCGGTGACGGCCTGGTCGACGCCGTCGCCAACCGTCGCGCGGCGACCCCGTCGACGATGGGGCGGCTGCAACGCATCCACGGCGACTTCCACCTCGGCCAGGTCATCACCGACGGGGCCGACGGCTGGATGATCCTGGACTTCGAGGGCGAACCGGGCCGTCCCGTCAGCGAACGCCGTCGCCCCGACCATCCGCTGCGCGACGTCGCCGGGATGCTGCGGTCCTTCGCCTACGCCGAGGCTGCTGCCGTCCGCGCCGGCGGCGATCCCGAGGCCGCCGCGCGATGGCGCCGACGAGCCGAGCAGGGGTTCCTCGACGGCTACGGCGCGGTGGACCGCCCGTGGCTGGACCTCTTCGTCCTGGACAAGCTGCTGTACGAGGCCCGCTACGAGGCCGCAAACCGTCCTGACTGGCTGCAGATCCCCCTGCAGGCACTCGCCCCGATGGGAGCCACCATGCCCACCAGATCCAACCCGTCCGGCTCGCCGAAGGGCAACAAGTCCAAGAAGGGCAAGAAGGGCCAGGCGCCGGTCCCACCCGTGCCCGAGCCGGCCCCACCGGCCGCGCCCAGCGCCGCCGAGCCCGACCTACCCGACATCGGGGAGGCCGTACAGGCCCTCCGCGACGGTCGCCTGCACGACCCCCACAGCCTGCTCGGCCGCCATCAGCTCGCCGACGGCTCCTGGGTCGTGCGGACCTGGCGTCCGGGGGCGCTGGCCGCCGAGCTGGTCGGCGCGGACGCCGGATCGGCCGAGGAGGTCGTGGCGGGGTTGTTCCAGGTGGCCACGGCCACCGAACCCGACCCGGGCACCTACCGCTGGCGGATCACCTACCCCGACGACCAGACCTTCGAGCTGGTCGACGCCTACGCCTTCGAGCCCAGCCTCGGCGAGGTCGACATGCACCTGCTGGCCGAGGGCCGACACGAGCAGGCGTGGACGGCCATGGGCGCCAACCCCCGGACGATGCACGACATCGACGGGGTCGCCTTCGCCGTCTGGGCGCCCAACGCCCAGTCGGTGCGCGTCGTCGGTGAGTTCAACTCGTGGGACGGCCGGCTGCACCCGATGCGGTCGTTGGGGTCCTCGGGCATCTGGGAGCTGTTCGTGCCCGACGTGCCCGACGGGGCCCACTACAAGTACGAGGTCGTCACCGCCGACGGCAGCCTGGTGCTGCGCGCCGACCCGTGGGCCAAGTGGTCCGACGTGCCCCCCGGCACGGCCAGCCGCGTCTGGAAGGGCGACTACGAGTGGACGGCCGCGCCGCCGTCCACCGACCACCTGCACGGCCCCATGTCGATCTACGAGGTGCACCTGGCGTCGTGGCGGTGGACCGACGACCCCGACGCCGAGGGCGGGCGTCGCCCGCTCACCTACCGCGAGCTGGCCGACGAGCTCGGTGACTACGTGGAGGACCTCGGCTTCACCCACGTGGAGTTCCTGCCGGTCGCCGAACATCCCTTCGGGGGGTCGTGGGGCTACCAGGTCACCGGCCACTTCGCGCCCACGTCGCGCTTCGGGACCCCCGACGACTTCCGCTACCTCGTCGACAGCCTGCACGACCGCGGCATCGGCGTGATCGTCGACTGGGTCCCCGCTCACTTCCCCAAGGACGAGTGGGCGCTGGCCAACTACGACGGCACCAAGCTGTACGAACACGCCGATCCCCGGCAGGGCGAACACCCCGACTGGGGCACCCTGGTGTTCAACTACGCCCGCACCGAGGTCAAGAACTTCCTCATGGCGTCGGCGCTGTTCTGGCTGGAATCGCTGCGCGTCGACGGCCTCCGCGTCGACGCGGTTGCCTCGATGCTGTACCTCGACTACTCCCGCAAGTCCGGCGAATGGGTGCCCAACAAGCACGGCGGTCGGGAGAACCTCGAAGCCGTCGAGCTGCTGCAGGAGGTCAACGCCACCGCCTACAAGCGCAACCCCCACGCGTTCACCGTCGCCGAGGAGTCCACCGCCTGGCCGGGCGTGTCTCGCCCCACCCACCTCGGCGGCCTGGGGTTCGGGTTCAAGTGGAACATGGGCTGGATGCACGACACGCTGTCGTACTTCTCCAAGGAGCCCGTCTACCGGCGCTGGCACCACAACCAGCTCACCTTCGGGATGATGTATGCGTGGAGCGAACACTTCGTGCTGCCGCTGTCCCACGACGAGGTCGTCCACGGCAAGGGCAGCCTGATCGGCAAGATGCCCGGCGACCGCTGGCAGCGGTTCGCCAACCTCCGGGCGCTGTACGGCTGGATGTGGGGCCACCCCGGCAAGCAGCTGCTGTTCATGGGTGGCGAGATCGCCCAGGAGCGGGAGTGGTCGGAGGAACGCGAGCTGGACTGGCCGTCCCTGCTCGACGGTGCCCACGCGGGGGTGCGCGACCTGGTGCGTGACGCCAACCGGGTCTACCGGGAGCTGCCGGCCCTGTGGCGCCGTGACGACGACCCCACGTCGTTCCAGTGGATCGATGCCAACAACGCCGACGCCAACCTGCTGGCGTTCGTGCGCTACGGCGCCGACGGTGACCCAGCTGTGGCCGTGGTGGCCAACCTGTCCCCCATGCCCCACCACGACCTGCGGATCGGCCTGCCCCACGCCGGGGGCTGGCGGGAGGCCCTCAACACCGACGCCGAGATCTACGGGGGCGGCAACGTCGGCAACATGGGGCGGGTCGAGGCGACCGACCAGCCGTGGCACGGCCTGCCGTCCTCGGCGGTGATCAGCGCACCCCCGCTCGGGGTGGTCTGGTTCGTGGCCGAGGACTGA
- the trpA gene encoding tryptophan synthase subunit alpha, with amino-acid sequence MSTTTPKVSETIRAANDDGRAALVIYLPAGYPDMETSQECLEAAVEGGADVLEVGFPYSDPLMDGPVIQAANQVALDAGYTPVDDVAMCDRLTAVVDAPVLAMTYFNIAWHYGGVERLDGFAEDCARAGLSGVILPDLPAIEGGPWQATADRMGLETVFLTSPASTDERIGAVADRTTGFVYATSTMGVTGVRESLSDRAAPLVDRIRSVTDKPVCVGIGVSTAEHAREVAGFADGVIVGSAAVRAATDGGPKAVRKLVESLARGVREADRG; translated from the coding sequence ATGAGCACGACCACCCCGAAGGTGTCGGAGACCATCCGCGCCGCCAACGACGACGGGCGCGCCGCGCTGGTCATCTACCTGCCGGCCGGCTACCCCGACATGGAGACCTCCCAGGAGTGCCTGGAGGCTGCCGTCGAGGGTGGCGCCGACGTGCTCGAGGTCGGGTTCCCCTACTCCGATCCGCTGATGGACGGTCCGGTCATCCAGGCCGCGAACCAGGTGGCGCTGGACGCGGGCTACACCCCGGTCGACGACGTCGCCATGTGTGACCGCCTGACCGCCGTGGTCGACGCGCCCGTGCTGGCGATGACCTACTTCAACATCGCGTGGCACTACGGCGGGGTCGAACGGCTCGACGGATTCGCCGAGGACTGCGCACGGGCCGGCCTGTCCGGGGTGATCCTGCCGGACCTCCCGGCCATTGAGGGCGGCCCGTGGCAGGCGACCGCCGACCGGATGGGGCTGGAGACGGTGTTCCTGACCTCGCCGGCCTCCACCGACGAGCGGATCGGCGCGGTCGCCGACCGGACCACCGGCTTCGTCTACGCAACCTCCACCATGGGCGTGACCGGCGTGCGCGAGTCCCTGTCGGACCGGGCCGCCCCGCTCGTCGACCGCATCCGTTCGGTCACCGACAAGCCGGTCTGTGTCGGCATCGGCGTGTCCACCGCCGAACACGCCCGCGAGGTCGCCGGCTTCGCCGACGGCGTCATCGTCGGCTCCGCGGCCGTGCGTGCCGCCACCGATGGCGGCCCGAAGGCCGTCCGGAAGCTGGTGGAGTCCCTCGCCAGGGGCGTGCGCGAGGCCGACCGGGGCTGA
- the trpB gene encoding tryptophan synthase subunit beta: MSTVVPRTEEPQFGRFGGQYVPEALMGALDELDTSFAAAMADQAFLDRMNGLRAEYGGRPTALYRADRLTEHAGGATVWLKREDLAHTGSHKLCNVLGQGLLAQRMGKPRLIAETGAGQHGVATATIAALLGMECVVYMGEEDCRRQRLNVVRMRLMGAEVIPVTSGTRTLKDAINEAMRDWVTNVESTHYLIGSAMGPHPFPTMVRDFVKVIGQEIRWQMMERTGGLPDAVVACVGGGSNAIGAFHEFIGDPDVRLVGVEAGGSGIASGAHAATIGGGTEGILHGARTIVLQDDFGQVIPTHSVSAGLDYPGIGPEHAWLADTGRATYLNATDEEALDGFKLVCELEGIIPALEPAHAIIPALRIAREVGEGGNVVINLSGRGDKDVDEVARVLEMTDVKVSEDNA; this comes from the coding sequence GTGAGCACCGTCGTCCCCCGCACCGAAGAGCCCCAGTTCGGCCGCTTCGGCGGCCAGTACGTCCCCGAAGCCCTCATGGGCGCCCTCGACGAGCTGGACACCAGCTTCGCCGCCGCCATGGCCGACCAGGCCTTCCTCGACCGCATGAACGGCCTGCGCGCGGAGTACGGCGGCCGTCCGACGGCCCTGTACCGGGCTGACCGCCTGACCGAGCACGCCGGCGGGGCAACGGTCTGGCTCAAGCGCGAGGACCTGGCGCACACCGGCTCCCACAAGCTGTGCAACGTCCTCGGCCAGGGCCTGCTGGCCCAGCGGATGGGCAAGCCGCGCCTGATCGCCGAGACCGGCGCCGGCCAGCACGGGGTGGCCACCGCCACCATCGCGGCGCTGCTCGGCATGGAGTGCGTGGTCTACATGGGGGAGGAGGACTGCCGCCGCCAGCGCCTCAACGTCGTCCGCATGCGGCTGATGGGCGCGGAGGTCATCCCCGTCACCTCGGGCACCCGGACCCTCAAGGACGCCATCAACGAGGCCATGCGCGACTGGGTCACCAACGTCGAGTCGACCCACTACCTGATCGGGTCGGCCATGGGCCCCCACCCGTTCCCCACGATGGTCCGTGACTTCGTGAAGGTCATCGGCCAGGAGATCCGCTGGCAGATGATGGAGCGGACGGGGGGCCTGCCCGACGCGGTCGTGGCCTGCGTCGGCGGCGGCTCCAACGCCATCGGCGCCTTCCACGAGTTCATCGGCGATCCCGACGTGCGCCTCGTCGGCGTCGAGGCCGGCGGCTCGGGCATCGCCTCCGGCGCCCACGCAGCCACCATCGGCGGCGGGACCGAAGGCATCCTGCACGGTGCTCGCACCATCGTGCTGCAGGACGACTTCGGCCAGGTCATCCCCACCCACTCGGTCTCGGCCGGACTGGACTACCCGGGCATCGGTCCCGAGCACGCGTGGCTTGCCGACACCGGCCGCGCCACCTACCTCAACGCCACCGACGAGGAGGCGCTGGACGGCTTCAAGCTGGTGTGCGAGCTGGAGGGCATCATCCCGGCGCTCGAGCCGGCCCACGCCATCATCCCGGCCCTGCGGATCGCGCGAGAGGTGGGGGAGGGCGGCAACGTCGTCATCAACCTGTCGGGCCGCGGCGACAAGGACGTCGACGAGGTCGCCCGCGTGCTGGAGATGACCGACGTCAAGGTGAGCGAGGACAACGCATGA
- a CDS encoding indole-3-glycerol phosphate synthase TrpC, with product MVCREAVDRVAADRAIESTAALQDRVAGLPAPRGFAESLARPGVRVIAEVKRASPSRGHMTDIPDPAGLASAYVRGGAAAVSVLTEPAHFGGSLEDLRAVAATVDAPVLRKDFVVDAHQLWQARDAGAAAALLIVAALDDEPLTDLMVAAHDAGLDTLVETHSAAEVRRAVACHDAAATGRTLVLGVNARDLVTLQVDRDHIARVRAEVDLPTGALLVAESGVRGPEDVRAYADVDADAVLVGEHVATHDDPEQAVRELATAVPTSSQT from the coding sequence ATGGTGTGCCGCGAGGCGGTCGACCGTGTCGCTGCCGACCGTGCGATCGAGTCCACCGCTGCGCTGCAGGACCGTGTGGCTGGCCTCCCCGCCCCCCGCGGGTTCGCCGAGTCGCTGGCCCGTCCCGGCGTCCGCGTCATCGCCGAGGTGAAGCGGGCCAGCCCGTCGCGCGGCCACATGACCGACATCCCCGACCCGGCCGGCCTGGCCAGCGCCTACGTCCGCGGTGGCGCTGCCGCGGTGAGCGTGCTGACCGAACCCGCCCACTTCGGGGGGTCGCTGGAGGACCTGCGAGCCGTGGCAGCCACCGTCGATGCGCCGGTGCTGCGCAAGGACTTCGTCGTCGATGCCCACCAGCTGTGGCAGGCCCGTGACGCCGGTGCGGCCGCTGCGCTGCTGATCGTGGCTGCCCTCGACGACGAACCCCTCACCGACCTGATGGTCGCCGCCCACGACGCCGGACTCGACACCCTCGTCGAGACCCACTCCGCAGCGGAGGTCCGCCGGGCGGTCGCCTGCCACGACGCCGCCGCGACCGGACGGACCCTCGTGCTCGGCGTCAACGCCCGCGACCTCGTGACGCTCCAGGTCGACCGTGACCACATCGCCAGGGTCCGCGCCGAGGTCGACCTGCCGACCGGCGCGCTGCTGGTCGCCGAGAGCGGTGTCCGCGGCCCCGAGGACGTCCGGGCCTACGCCGACGTCGACGCCGACGCGGTGCTGGTGGGGGAGCACGTCGCCACCCACGACGACCCCGAGCAGGCCGTGCGCGAGCTGGCCACCGCCGTCCCGACCTCCAGCCAGACCTGA
- the trpE gene encoding anthranilate synthase component I: MNGYRPDRDTYVALAADHVLVPVVREVLADVSTPVSVYDRLRGPGSFLLESVEHGERWGRYSFTGLNPLISLRARHGQVAVTGPVPDAVATAADTGDPLATIEALLASLTVPDLDDMPPLFAGLVGYLGWDIVRHIEDLPDDTLDDQGLDDVRMMLPGQVVAFDHLRQRLIVVTNTIPGDDPGADWDRAVADTEALVARLAEPITAPVIPPPQPSRVERAESNMTPEAYMASVEACKAYIRAGDAFQVVPSQRFSLDTDVDPLAVHRVLRVINPSPYMYLFDYGDLQIVGSSPEALVTARKGVAEIWPIAGSQPRGESEAEDAAYEATLQGDEKERAEHVMLVDLARNDLGRISRTGSVRVDDFMSVVRYSHIMHLVSRVQAEVNEGMSAVDVIRATFPAGTLSGAPKVRAMEIIDEVEPTRRAIYGGGIGYVDLAGNVDLCIAIRTLVFHGGRAHVQAGAGVVADSVPEKEYEETRNKAMALLSAVRAAEAWEAG; the protein is encoded by the coding sequence GTGAACGGCTACCGCCCGGACCGCGACACCTACGTCGCCCTCGCCGCCGACCACGTCCTCGTGCCCGTCGTGCGCGAGGTGCTCGCCGATGTCTCCACCCCCGTCAGCGTCTACGACCGCCTGCGCGGGCCCGGGTCGTTCCTGCTGGAGTCCGTCGAGCACGGCGAACGCTGGGGCCGCTACTCCTTCACCGGCCTCAACCCGCTGATCTCCCTCCGTGCCCGTCACGGCCAGGTGGCCGTCACCGGTCCCGTCCCCGACGCGGTCGCCACCGCTGCCGACACCGGCGACCCCCTCGCCACCATCGAGGCGCTGCTGGCGTCCCTGACGGTCCCCGACCTCGACGACATGCCCCCGCTGTTCGCCGGCCTCGTCGGTTACCTCGGCTGGGACATCGTCCGCCACATCGAGGACCTGCCCGACGACACCCTCGACGACCAGGGCCTCGACGACGTCCGGATGATGCTCCCCGGGCAGGTCGTGGCGTTCGACCACCTCCGGCAGCGGTTGATCGTGGTCACCAACACCATCCCCGGCGACGACCCCGGTGCCGACTGGGACCGAGCGGTCGCCGACACCGAGGCGCTGGTCGCCCGGTTGGCCGAACCCATCACCGCCCCGGTCATCCCGCCGCCGCAGCCCAGCCGCGTCGAGCGGGCCGAGTCCAACATGACCCCCGAGGCCTACATGGCCAGCGTCGAGGCGTGCAAGGCCTACATCCGTGCCGGCGACGCCTTCCAGGTCGTGCCGTCCCAGCGGTTCTCCCTGGACACCGACGTCGACCCCCTGGCCGTGCACCGCGTGCTGCGCGTGATCAACCCCTCGCCGTACATGTACCTGTTCGACTACGGCGACCTGCAGATCGTCGGGTCCTCGCCCGAGGCGCTGGTGACCGCACGCAAGGGGGTGGCGGAGATCTGGCCGATCGCCGGCTCGCAGCCGCGCGGGGAGAGCGAAGCCGAGGACGCGGCCTACGAGGCCACGCTGCAGGGCGACGAGAAGGAACGGGCCGAGCACGTCATGCTCGTCGACCTCGCCCGCAACGACCTGGGCCGGATCTCCCGGACCGGATCGGTCAGGGTCGACGACTTCATGTCCGTCGTCCGCTACAGCCACATCATGCACTTGGTCTCACGCGTGCAGGCCGAGGTCAACGAGGGCATGAGCGCCGTCGACGTCATCCGGGCCACGTTCCCGGCCGGCACCCTGTCGGGCGCGCCCAAGGTCCGGGCGATGGAGATCATCGACGAGGTCGAACCGACCCGACGGGCGATCTACGGCGGCGGTATCGGCTACGTCGACCTCGCCGGCAACGTCGACCTGTGCATCGCCATCCGCACCCTCGTCTTCCACGGTGGCCGTGCCCACGTGCAGGCCGGTGCCGGCGTCGTCGCCGACAGCGTGCCCGAGAAGGAGTACGAGGAGACGCGGAACAAGGCCATGGCACTGCTTTCGGCAGTCCGTGCGGCCGAGGCGTGGGAAGCGGGATGA